GCAACTTTTACATCATACCGGGCAGCCATTTGATCAACGACTACGACTTTCCCAACGGCGACCGCACATCCGAACCCAAAGATGCAATACCCGTGCTCGTCAAGCCGGGAACAGCCGTATTTTTTGATCGCAGACTCTGGCACTCGGTAAGCGCAAATTACTGGACAGAAGCGCGTCGGGCACTCTTTTACGGATATAGCTATCGCTGGTTCCGTCCCCGCGATGACGTAACGATGGATCACTGGTGGGACCGATTGGATCCCATCCGCAAACAATTATTTGGCAACGCGCCAACCGGCGGATATGGATTCACCTCTCCCACTGACGAAGACGTACCCCTGCGCGGATGGCTATCTGAACACCTGGGCGAAGAAGCCATAGCATAGTATGAGGATCGGATTATGGAATGGGAACCCATTTTTCACGACTTTACATTCGGCGAATCCGAACGGGAAGAAATGGACCGCGAAGGACACATTGCTTTCCCTGGACTGCTGAAAGACGACGCACGGGAAAAGTTGACAGAATCCCTGTCCTATATCGAATCACTCAGACCACAGGCCAAAGAAGGCCATGAACCCAATCGGTTCGCCGCTGAATTTGACTGGTATCTCGAAAGCCTGATCGGCCATCCCCAAATGCTCAGACTGGCGCGAGATATTCTGGGCGAAAATATTCGGTATGATCACTGCGTCAGCCTGAACCGCCCCGGGGGCAACCGCGGAACACACTGGCACACACATGGGTATGGAGAAGAAGACCCCAGCCTGGGATTTGTTCGCATCTTCTTTTACGTCAACGGATTTGAACCCGACGACGGCGGATTAAAAGTCGTACCCGGCAGCCATCTGTTCCGCGAAAAAATCGCGCGTATAGACTCAGACAAAGCATTGCAAGAACAATGGCTCAGCGGAAAAACCCACCCAATAACGGGTGAATCCCTCCAGATACATGCGCCCTCTATGCCACCTGGAACCGTAATCGCCATGTGGACATTTGCCGCTCACGGCGTAAACCCGCGACAGCCGGGCAGTGATACGCGGTGGTGCGTGGTATATGCCTATCGCAATCCCGGCCTGCCGTCAAATGCGCGATGGATATCTGAAGAATACGAAAAACGCCGCATTCGCGGCGCCGAGGGACTGTTGAGCCTTTATTAAACAGAAAGGAAAAACATGAACATCTTATTCCTGCGGCATTCAGCGGGATTTGAACACAGCTATTTGCCCGATGCAGAAGTGGCTCTGAAAGCAATCGGCAAAAAGAACGGATGGCGGGTTTTAACCACGCATCGGTTGGACCGCATTTCCGCTGAGAACCTGGAAAAATTTGACATCCTCGCATTTGCGACCACCGGGAACCTGCCCTTTACCGACGAACAAAAAACCGCGATCCTGAACTTTGTCCGCAACGGCAAATCATTCTTCGGCATACACAACGCAACCGACACATGCTATGACTGGCCCGAATACGGCGAAATGCTCGGCGGATGGTTCAACGGCCACCCCTGGCACCACGAAGTGGGAATCATCGTCGAAGACACCAACCACCCCGCAACAAAAATGCTGGGCGACTATTTTCGGGTAACAGATGAAATCTACACATTCAAAAATTACGACCGCAACAAGACCCATGTCTTAATGCGGATCGACAACGAAACCGTAGATCTGGAAAAAGGCAACCGCGAAGATAACGACTACGCCATGGGCTGGTGCCACGAATACGGCAAAGGCCGCGTCATGTACACCGCCCTGGGACACCCCGATGCCCTGTGGCACGAAGACTGGTTCCACGCGCACATCACGGGATGTATCAAATGGGCTGCAAGATTGGAGAATTAAAATGCCAAAATTTGTATTCATGCCACCGCAGGACGACCTCAAGCGCGCATTCGCCACCCGCCTGTCGGACGAACTCCCCGAATACGACGTCGTATCACCCGAAACCGACAAAGACGCCATAGAGACAATACGCGACGCCGACGCCGCATTCGGCTGGATACCGCCCGACGCACTCGCCGTCGCCGAAAAACTCGCCTGGCTGCACAATCCAGACGCGGGACCCTTCTTCGGATACTACTACAGAGAACTGACCCAACACCCGCTGACCATCACAAATCCCCGCGGCATATACTTCGACCACATATCCCACCACATCCTCATGTTCCTGCTCGCACTGGCGCGCGGGCTACCGTGGTATGTGGACGCACAGCGGCGCAGAGAATGGGACAAGAACGCGCGCAAATCCCCGTACATAGACCTCGCCGGCGCAACAGCCCTCATCAACGGCGTCGGGGGCATCGGACACGAGACAGCGCGCCTGTGCAATGAACTGGGAATGACCGTCATCGGCATCGAACCCCGGCCCGAATACGAACTGCCCTACGTCGAATTCCACACCCCGGACAAAATTGACACACTTCTGCCACTCGCGGACTTTGTGATCACAACCGTCCCACACACACCCGAAACCGAAGGCATGTTCGACGCGCGACGCTTCGCCCTGATGAAACCCTCGGCGTACTTCATCAACATCGGCCGCGGCAAAGTGTGCAAAATAGACGACCTCGCCAACGCCATCGAATCCGGCACAATAGCGGGCGCTGGCCTGGACGTATTCGAACAAGAGCCACTGCCCTCCGACCACAAGCTGTGGGGCTTGCCCAACGTACTGATGACCCCCCACATTGCCGTCCGAGACGCCGGCAACATAAACGCGCGACGCTATGAAATCCTCATCGACAACGCCCGTCGCTTCCTCGCGGGTGAAGAACTGACCAATGTCGTGGATAAGTCAAAGTGGTATTAGCCTATCCCAACCCCTTGAGATGTGTGCGCGCGCGGTACAAATACCCATCTATAGCCGTGACATAGAGCGACTGCAAATCTTCATCGCCAAACGCACAATTGGTCGGATTAATCGGAAAAGGATGTGCTTCGAGCACCTCTCCGTCGGGCGCAAAAACGTAAATCATCGGACCGGGACCGCCATCGGGCCAACCCGCACTCGCGACAATATTGAGATCCTCATCCAACCTCATACCGTCTATACCCCGATTAGCACCAAAATCGTGGAGCACTTCACAGGCACCCAGCGACCCATCTTCCGCAATCGGATAAGCCCGCAATTCCCGAGGCGTCTCGGGAAGATAATCGCTCTGCGCCACATACAGGGTCTTCATATCCGGCGTAACAATCAGACCATTGGGCTTTGTCGTATCAAAAGTCATCCGCACAGTCGTGTACGTCCCATCATCCTGGGGATCAGCCCGATACACCGATTCGTGACCGATATCCATACATGACTTATCATCGCCATATCTCGGATCCGTGAACCAGACCCGGCCCTTTGCATCCACCACGAGATCATTGGGACTGTTAAAACGGTTGCCCTCAAAATTGTCGGAAATCACCGTCGTCGAACCATCGCTTTCATACCGCGCAATGCGACGTCCGGGACCATCCACAAACCTGTCACCACTCGGATCAAACGTACCCTCTGCGCCATAGACCCGACCCTCTGCATCAGTAGTCAGACCATTTGCCCGGTTCGTACCCGTGCGCCACTCGTCGCAAACACCCGTCCTGTGATCGTAGCGCATCGCGCGATCTCCCGGCATATCTGTAAACAACAGCGCATCGCCTACCCACACCGGACCCTCGGTAAACCCAAACGGACCCGCCACCTGCTCAAAATTCCATTCCATAAGGCTCTCCTTTGCTTCACATAAAATTGCGCGATCTCGCCCCCAACATACGCGATTGCTCGCATGAAGGAAAGTGTGAAGTGTGAAGGAGGAAGTGTGAAGTGAAAGGCACTCGTCATCGCGGTATGATGTTGAGCCGCGATCCAGTTGTGGGGATGTGTGGGGGCGTCTCACGTTTTAAGTTTTACATCTCACCGCTTTTAACCGCTAATTGCAATATGAAGGGTGGCGCAATTTCGCATGATTCAGTACATTGATGCATGCATGCTTTGCAATATCGACCACCCTATATAAACAATGAAAATCGAAAAACCACCATACACAATCACCCCGGACATTCTCTTTCGCATTGAAGAAATCGGTGAAGCGATTGGTCGCGCAACGGGCATCTCGCAGGACTTGCGCCTGCGACGCATCAATCGCATCCTCACGATTCGCGGATCCCTCGCCATTGAAGGCAATATCCTCAGCGAAGAACAGGTCTCCACCATACTCGACGGCAAGCCCGTTATCGCGCCACTCAGAGACATACAGGAAGCCCGCAACGCCATCAAAGCCTACGACCAATACCAGCAGTGGAACCCCGCCAGCGAAGCCGACCTGCTGCGTGCTCACGAAATCCTGATGATCGGTCTATTAGATGCGCCCGGACAATATCGCCGCAAAGACATTGGCGTTATGGGCGGCGGCGAAGTCCATCACATCGGCCCGCCTCCCAGTCGCGTGCCACAACTCATGGCAAACTTGCTGGCATGGCTGGGCAGCACCGATGAGCACCCACTAATCGCCAGTTCGGTCTTCCACTACGAATTTGAGTTCATTCACCCCTTTGAAGATGGCAACGGACGGATGGGACGACTCTGGCAAACCCTCATACTGACCCGCTGGAAACCCCTGTTCGCCCACATCTCCGTAGAAAGCCTGGTCCATGCCCGACAAAGCGACTACTACAAAGCCATCAGACAGAGTTCGTCAGAAGGCGAAAGCACGCCATTCATTGCGTTCATGCTGGAGATTATTCTGGATGCAACAACTACATTCGCCCGGCAATCTCTGCAGAACTCGTGGAAATGACCGTTCCCGACAAGCCGACGAGCAGCAAGCAGAAGTACCGATTGACAGCCAAGGGGCGAAAACTCCTGGCTGAATTAGCAAATTGATGCCTGCGTCAACGGAGAGTGTTGACCTATTCAGTAAGCGTATATGCCATCGTCAGAATGCTCGATAAATACGCTTTCACGACCTTCGAATGTGTATTCGGCTATGAAGGCATTAGAAATTGACGAGACCATTAACAATGCCACTGCGCCAATTGCGGAGGTGATTGGCCAGTTTGTCTTTTTTAAAATTTCCGTGGCTGACGCGGAGTTGCCATTGGTGGTGTTGTGGCTTGTCGCTGGCGCAGTATTTTTTACTTTTTACACCGGCTTCATTGGTATCCGCGGCTTCAAGCATGCCCTCCAACTGGTGCGCGGCGATTACACCGACCCCAACAGCAAAGGCGAAGTCTCCCACCTTCAGGCACTGGCCACAGCAGTGGCGGGAACTGTCGGCATCGGCAACATCGGTGGCGTCGCAGTAGCGGTAACCGTTGGCGGACCAGGGGCGACATTTTGGCTGATTGTGGCGGGCTTTTTGGGCATGTCCACGAAGTTCATTGAATGCACGCTGGGCGTCAAATACCGAAATGAAAACCCGGACCATTCGGTGTCGGGCGGCCCGATGTACTACCTCAGAAAAGGATTTTCAGCCCGCGGCATGGACAACTTTGGCAAACTGATCGGCGGCTTTTACGCGATGGGGATTTCAATAGGCGCACTGGGCATAGGCAACATGTTTCAATCCAATCAGGCGTATGTGCAACTCAACCACATGACCGGCGGAATGCTGGACGGATTGGGCTGGCTGGTCGGCATTATTTTGGGCGCAGTGGTCTTTGCCGTGATTATCGGAGGGATTAAGTCTATCGCCAGAGTTACAGAAAAAATCGTCCCTTCTATGGCAGTCCTTTACTGCTTTTTTTCTCTTATCACGATTCTGCTCAACGCATCGGCACTGCCCGTCGCCATCGGCAACATCTTTGGGGGTGCATTCACCGGCGAAGGTGTCGCTGGCGGCGTGGTGGGAACGATGATTATCGGCTTCCAACGCGCGGTGTTCTCCAATGAAGCCGGCATTGGATCGGCTGCCATCGCCCACTCGTCGGTCAAGACAAACGAGCCCATCACAGAAGGGATTGTGTCGTTGTTGGAGCCTTTTATTGATACCATCGTCATCTGCACGATCACCGCTCTGGTCATTGCCACAACGCAGGTTATCGCACCCGATTTTGCTGGCGACGCAACGGGCGTGGCCATGACGTCTGTGGCCTTTGAGCGACAATTTTCGTGGTTTCCCATTCCGCTGGCTTTTGCCGCTGTGCTATTCGCCTTTTCCACGATGATTTCCTGGTCCTATTATGGATTAAAAGGTTGGACCTATTTGTTTGGTGAAAGCGCACACAGGCAAAACGTGTACAAAATCATTTTTTGCCTCTGTGTTGTTTTGGGATGCATGGTGCAATTGGGGCCCCTGCTGGATATTTCCGACGCGCTGGTGTTTTTGATTTGTGTGCCGAATATTTTGGGGCTGTATTTCCTGGCACCCATCGTCAAGCATGAAATGGGTTCGTATTTTGCACGCCTGAAAAGCGGAGAAATTAAAAAATTTATGTGAGGAATTGAGTACGAGATATTTTCATGATGCTGGCAGCCTGGTGTGCAGGCACATCGCAAAAGTGATGTGTGTATCAACGGAGAATTAGAAACATGGATACCCGACAGAACATGCTATTCGACGACCCCAGCGAGAGCCAGATGTCATTTGGAATGGATGACGGAAGTGGCCTTCGTGTGGTCAGCGCGAGATTCAATTCAGAGAAGAAATTTGACTGGGACGTATTCGATGGATTCGACAGCTTGCGGGTGTTGACCTATTCAGTAAGCGTGGATGCCATCCTGAGAATGCTCGATAAATACGCTTTCAAGACCTTCGAATGTGTATTCGGCTATGAAGGCATTATCCGCGATATGAAAGACATTCTCGCGTTTCAGAAAACAGTGGTCAGCGATACTCGCGCCGCAATCATGAACCTCAAAGACGAACGGCACATACAAATTCTCGAAAAAGTACATTCGGGACAAGCTCACTTCAGAGTTTTGAGAAAGTCCATAGCCCACGCAAAGCTCTACCTGCTATCCAATCCTGATGGCCGAAAACGAGTAATAATCGGATCCGCCAACCTCTCGGAACGGGCATTTTCCGGCGATCAACCAGAGACACTGGTCATGTTCGACAATGATGAGAAAGCCTATGAACACTACAATAATATGTTCAACACCATCCGAGACTCCGCATCAGACGAAATCGAGCTACCCGATGAGAAAATAACGCGGTCAGAAATAGAAATTCAAGAAACCCCACCTATGAACAACGGACCGACTTCGCGGATTGCAGGCGTCGTACAAACGCTTTCCCGTTGTGTTTGATGATATAGGACAACGCGCCTTCAACCAGTACGGCAAGGATATGATCAAAGAGGAATTACAACCCCCAGTTTCCGAATATCCGTGCTTTATACTCGCAATGAATGCGGAACCCCAATCATTTCCCGACGAAATCGTTAAACGCAGCCTGATGATATACACCACAACTGCGCTACCCTCTCACGAAGAGGAAACCCGGCAGCGTTTGCAAGGCGATGTACAGAAGATACGTAACAGTCTGACGGGACATCTCTATAAACGATACCTCGCAGAAATTATGGATCGCATTGACCCTGGACACCTCCCAGATGATTGGTTAGCAATTTCATCTCAGGTTATAAGCGACATCATATCTGAAGGAACAGGCAAAACACCGCCCCAATGGTGTCGCAAAGTAACCTGGCAAAACTATGCGGAAAAGCGATACGACAGAGTCAAAGCAGCCCTCGAAAGCCTATTGCGTCCGGCGTCCTATGTAAAAAAAGAAGGCGAGGCATCCAAAGGATGGACAATTGACGGAGAGAAAATCATCGTCTGGGAACCACGCGATGCCTTTGGGAGACGTGCATTCAACTGGGAGGATGTTCCCTCTACACTAATTGACCAGGACGCCAGCCACGGCGACACGACAATCTTGCATAAGACCAGCTTGCAGAGATTTATAGGCCACACCCTCTACCCGCCTGGCAAACTGAATAAAATAAAGAGTTTGTTCAGTTATCGTTCCTGAAATCACAGGACACAACAAATGAAAAAAGAAAAACATCAAATCCCTGTGTCCAAACTGGACGACCCCGACATGCAAGCGACACCCGCCGCGCTCATACGCGCCGCCAAACGCGCACATTTAATCGCGCATCAGACCGGCACCAAAGTTGTGGTCATGCGCGATGGTAAAGTCGTAGAAATTGATCCAGATCCTGAAATGTACAACGACATTTAAAATAGAATATATCTACCCATATAGATGGGCAAGGGTGGCAAGATTTCGCATGATTCGCTACATTTATTGTATAGCGGCGTTTCAACGCTTCGGGACGAATTGAGTACGGGGTATTTTCATGATACTGACAGCCTGGCGAATTGTGCAGGTGTAGGCGCATTGCGTATGTTGATAGAGAATCGGAACTGACGCATGTCTGACGAATACCCAATAGTTATAGTAGAACCAGAATGGGTTATTAACCCTGAGGAAATGGGGGGTAAAACGAAGTTCTGGTATAGTAAGCCTGATGATAATACAAACTGGCTATTCAAGCACCCTCGACCAAACACAGGAGAACACTGGGCAGAGAAGATAGCCGCCGAGGTTGCCTCTGTGATAGGGATTACACACGCGAAGGTAGAATTGGCGGAGTTTCAAGGTGAGCGCGGTTCGGTGACAGAATCGTTTGCTCTTGGGGGTCGGGAGTTGTTCCACGGTAATGAGTTGTTGGAAATAACGATAGAGGATTACGATCCAACGGTGAGATTCCACCATTCGCATCATACACTGAAGAATATTTGGCTGGCACTGGAGCGCATCTTCGAGCAACCCGAAGCTACCGAAAATGCTAAACTCTTATTCGCGGAGTATTTAGTACTGGATGCTATAATTGGTAACACAGACCGTCATCACGAGAACTGGGGCATACTTCGGCGGCGGGCAGGTGATGAAGGGAGGGGTTTCATAGCACCTTCTTATGACCACGCATCATCGCTGGGCCGGGAACTTCGGGATGAACGCCGCGATAGGCTGATGGTCGAGAATCGCGTAGGAGACTATGCGGAAAGAGGACGCGGTGCAATTTACTGGTCAGAAGACGAGCGACATGGCTCCAGTCCGCTGGAGTTAGTACGACGTGCGGCCCCCACCTATCCAGACCTTTTTCATTCTGCAATTTTGAAACTGGAGAAATTCGACAAGGATTCTTTGTCTAAAATTGTGAATCGCGTACCCACTGATTGGATGACGTCCTCAGCCCGCACATTCGCGATTGCGCTGATGAACTATAATTGTGAACAACTGAGGAGACTTATCTGATATGAGCACAAAAACTTTATTCCTGGCGTGGCAGGACAAAGTACGGAGCCATCAATGGTTCCCGATTGGTCGGCTGGATGCAGATGTCGAGCTTCCGGAGTATCGTTTCCGCTATACGGGCGGGGCTGCCCGGGCACAGCAAGAGTTGAAATATCCGCCCCTTCCAAGCTTTCCTCAACTGCATAGAGATTACCGATCCTCAGCACTATTTTACCTGTTCCAGAACCGGGTTATGAAACCGAACAGACCGGACTTCGCCGATCATGTTCAGCGACTTGACCTACCTGAAAGTGCCGATCCATTCGAGATGCTATCGGTAAGCGGTGGCTATCGGGTAACCGACGATTACGAGGTCTTTCCAAAACTGGTCAAAGCCAAAGATGGAAGTTTTGTCTGTCGATTTTTCCTGCACGGATGGCGACACACAAGCCTCCCCGCGCAAGAACGACTGAATGCGCTGAAGCCGGGAGAAGAACTTTATGTAACACTGGAACTGACCAATCCAGTGACTGGTCTGGCCGTGCAACTCCAGACAACGGACTACCACATGATTGGCTGGACCCCGCGTTATCTCGTTTCCGAGATGGCGAGGGCAATGACCGAATCGCCCGGTGAGTACATGGCGCATGTGGTGAGGGTCAATCCCCCACCTTCTCCGATGACACAGCGCGTTTTGGTTGAAATGTGCGGTCGTTGGGATGGATATGAACCGATGGAAAGTGAGGATTTTCAACCTTTGGTTGGGGATTGATCGTTTATTACAAGTATTGATTTTACTGGATTACTGGCGTTAACGACAGGCAAAAACTTCTGGATCGTGGCTCAAGCATGCCCCTGCATGATTTAAGCAGGGGACCATGCCGCGATGACGGGTCCTATCACTTCACACTTCCTACTTCTCACTTCACCATGCCCAAAACCACCCACCGAAAAACCATCATCTCGTGGATGATGTATGACTTTGCGAACTCGTCCTTTGCCAACAACGTCACCACATTTATCTACGCGGCGTTCTTTACCAAAGTCATCGCTGAAAATGAAATCATAGGCACCGCCTTATGGTCTCGCGGCGTCGGCATCATCATGCTCGTCGTCGCACTGCTATCACCACCCCTCGGCGCGCTCTCTGACCAGGGCGGATATCGCAAACGCTTTTTAATATTCTTCACATTTCTCGCCGTCATCTTCACCGCCCTGCTCTATTTCCCGCAACAAGGGCAAGCCATCTATGCACTAACCCTCTACATCATCGCCTGTATCTGCTTTGAAATGGGCATCGTATTTTACAACGCCTTCTTGCCAGACATTGCCCCACCCGAACGCATCGGTCGCATATCGGGACAGGCATGGGGCGTGGGATATTTCGGGGGCCTGCTCTCAATGGCCGTCCTCATGGTCGGCTTTGTATCCGCAGAAACCCCGTGGTTTGGCCTCACCAAAGAAACCCATGCACACATCCGGGCGACAAACAT
Above is a genomic segment from Gemmatimonadota bacterium containing:
- a CDS encoding phytanoyl-CoA dioxygenase family protein; amino-acid sequence: MEWEPIFHDFTFGESEREEMDREGHIAFPGLLKDDAREKLTESLSYIESLRPQAKEGHEPNRFAAEFDWYLESLIGHPQMLRLARDILGENIRYDHCVSLNRPGGNRGTHWHTHGYGEEDPSLGFVRIFFYVNGFEPDDGGLKVVPGSHLFREKIARIDSDKALQEQWLSGKTHPITGESLQIHAPSMPPGTVIAMWTFAAHGVNPRQPGSDTRWCVVYAYRNPGLPSNARWISEEYEKRRIRGAEGLLSLY
- a CDS encoding ThuA domain-containing protein, whose product is MNILFLRHSAGFEHSYLPDAEVALKAIGKKNGWRVLTTHRLDRISAENLEKFDILAFATTGNLPFTDEQKTAILNFVRNGKSFFGIHNATDTCYDWPEYGEMLGGWFNGHPWHHEVGIIVEDTNHPATKMLGDYFRVTDEIYTFKNYDRNKTHVLMRIDNETVDLEKGNREDNDYAMGWCHEYGKGRVMYTALGHPDALWHEDWFHAHITGCIKWAARLEN
- a CDS encoding D-2-hydroxyacid dehydrogenase; this translates as MPKFVFMPPQDDLKRAFATRLSDELPEYDVVSPETDKDAIETIRDADAAFGWIPPDALAVAEKLAWLHNPDAGPFFGYYYRELTQHPLTITNPRGIYFDHISHHILMFLLALARGLPWYVDAQRRREWDKNARKSPYIDLAGATALINGVGGIGHETARLCNELGMTVIGIEPRPEYELPYVEFHTPDKIDTLLPLADFVITTVPHTPETEGMFDARRFALMKPSAYFINIGRGKVCKIDDLANAIESGTIAGAGLDVFEQEPLPSDHKLWGLPNVLMTPHIAVRDAGNINARRYEILIDNARRFLAGEELTNVVDKSKWY
- a CDS encoding SMP-30/gluconolactonase/LRE family protein → MEWNFEQVAGPFGFTEGPVWVGDALLFTDMPGDRAMRYDHRTGVCDEWRTGTNRANGLTTDAEGRVYGAEGTFDPSGDRFVDGPGRRIARYESDGSTTVISDNFEGNRFNSPNDLVVDAKGRVWFTDPRYGDDKSCMDIGHESVYRADPQDDGTYTTVRMTFDTTKPNGLIVTPDMKTLYVAQSDYLPETPRELRAYPIAEDGSLGACEVLHDFGANRGIDGMRLDEDLNIVASAGWPDGGPGPMIYVFAPDGEVLEAHPFPINPTNCAFGDEDLQSLYVTAIDGYLYRARTHLKGLG
- a CDS encoding alanine/glycine:cation symporter family protein, with the protein product MKALEIDETINNATAPIAEVIGQFVFFKISVADAELPLVVLWLVAGAVFFTFYTGFIGIRGFKHALQLVRGDYTDPNSKGEVSHLQALATAVAGTVGIGNIGGVAVAVTVGGPGATFWLIVAGFLGMSTKFIECTLGVKYRNENPDHSVSGGPMYYLRKGFSARGMDNFGKLIGGFYAMGISIGALGIGNMFQSNQAYVQLNHMTGGMLDGLGWLVGIILGAVVFAVIIGGIKSIARVTEKIVPSMAVLYCFFSLITILLNASALPVAIGNIFGGAFTGEGVAGGVVGTMIIGFQRAVFSNEAGIGSAAIAHSSVKTNEPITEGIVSLLEPFIDTIVICTITALVIATTQVIAPDFAGDATGVAMTSVAFERQFSWFPIPLAFAAVLFAFSTMISWSYYGLKGWTYLFGESAHRQNVYKIIFCLCVVLGCMVQLGPLLDISDALVFLICVPNILGLYFLAPIVKHEMGSYFARLKSGEIKKFM
- a CDS encoding phospholipase D family protein, encoding MDTRQNMLFDDPSESQMSFGMDDGSGLRVVSARFNSEKKFDWDVFDGFDSLRVLTYSVSVDAILRMLDKYAFKTFECVFGYEGIIRDMKDILAFQKTVVSDTRAAIMNLKDERHIQILEKVHSGQAHFRVLRKSIAHAKLYLLSNPDGRKRVIIGSANLSERAFSGDQPETLVMFDNDEKAYEHYNNMFNTIRDSASDEIELPDEKITRSEIEIQETPPMNNGPTSRIAGVVQTLSRCV
- a CDS encoding HipA domain-containing protein, giving the protein MSDEYPIVIVEPEWVINPEEMGGKTKFWYSKPDDNTNWLFKHPRPNTGEHWAEKIAAEVASVIGITHAKVELAEFQGERGSVTESFALGGRELFHGNELLEITIEDYDPTVRFHHSHHTLKNIWLALERIFEQPEATENAKLLFAEYLVLDAIIGNTDRHHENWGILRRRAGDEGRGFIAPSYDHASSLGRELRDERRDRLMVENRVGDYAERGRGAIYWSEDERHGSSPLELVRRAAPTYPDLFHSAILKLEKFDKDSLSKIVNRVPTDWMTSSARTFAIALMNYNCEQLRRLI
- a CDS encoding DNA-binding protein yields the protein MSTKTLFLAWQDKVRSHQWFPIGRLDADVELPEYRFRYTGGAARAQQELKYPPLPSFPQLHRDYRSSALFYLFQNRVMKPNRPDFADHVQRLDLPESADPFEMLSVSGGYRVTDDYEVFPKLVKAKDGSFVCRFFLHGWRHTSLPAQERLNALKPGEELYVTLELTNPVTGLAVQLQTTDYHMIGWTPRYLVSEMARAMTESPGEYMAHVVRVNPPPSPMTQRVLVEMCGRWDGYEPMESEDFQPLVGD